Proteins found in one Zea mays cultivar B73 chromosome 1, Zm-B73-REFERENCE-NAM-5.0, whole genome shotgun sequence genomic segment:
- the LOC100192733 gene encoding peptidyl-prolyl cis-trans isomerase CYP18-2: MWGSTDGGTPEVTLETSMGAVSVEMYYRHAPKTCRNFVELARRGYYDNVIFHRIIKDFIVQGGDPTGTGRGGESIYGAKFEDEIKTELKHTGAGILSMANAGPNTNGSQFFITLAPCQSLDGKHTIFGRVCRGMEIVKRLGSVQTDKNDRPIHEVKILRAVVKD, encoded by the exons ATGTGGGGTAGCACCGACGGCGGAACGCCGGAGGTCACCCTCGAGACCTCCATGGGCGCTGTCTCTGTTGAG ATGTACTACAGGCACGCGCCCAAGACTTGCCGGAACTTCGTCGAGCTCGCGCGACGTGGCTACTACGACAACGTTATCTTCCACCGCATCATCAAA GATTTCATTGTGCAAGGTGGGGATCCTACAGGAACCGGCAGAGGTGGCGAGTCCATCTATGG AGCAAAGTTTGAGGATGAGATAAAGACTGAGTTAAAGCACACTGGGGCTGGAATTCTGTCCATGGCAAATGCTGGCCCAAACACGAATGGAAGCCAGTTCTTCATAACTCTTGCCCCTTGTCAGTCACTTGATG GGAAACATACAATTTTTGGGAGGGTATGCAGAGGAATGGAAATTGTTAAGCGCCTTGGAAGTGTGCAGACTGACAAAAATGATAG GCCTATCCATGAAGTGAAAATCTTGCGTGCCGTTGTCAAAGACTGA